A window of the Planctomycetia bacterium genome harbors these coding sequences:
- a CDS encoding trypsin-like peptidase domain-containing protein gives MLAGALGAALVLVLHDGEQLPRAGAQDLFLPPATSAPPPVRTLPQVPKVVALPLPSAELPRIEPLTGPADESAAGPQLPGAANESEFTLEEQVNIAVYENCNRSVVNINTKVVTETLFFDIPSEGAGSGSVLDRNGHILTNFHVVDEAQSIQVTLFDGSTYSASLVGKDPTNDVAVLRIDAPPESLFPVTIGESTRLKVGQSVYAIGNPFGLERTLTTGIISSLNRSLPGRSGRTMKSIIQIDAAINPGNSGGPLLDSRGRLIGMNTAIASRTGQNTGVGFAIASNTIARVVPMLIEKGQVVRPEVGITKVFQTDGGLRVAGLMRDGPAEQAGLRGPQIIRQKKRQGPFMVEAQKLDLASADLITGVNGQPIKTGDDFLSLVEAHPPGTTIILNVVRDDQSIEVPVRLGFSR, from the coding sequence ATGTTGGCCGGGGCTTTAGGTGCTGCGCTCGTACTCGTGTTGCACGATGGCGAGCAGTTGCCGCGCGCGGGAGCGCAGGATCTTTTTCTTCCGCCCGCCACGTCGGCCCCACCGCCGGTTCGCACCTTGCCGCAGGTTCCCAAGGTCGTGGCTCTGCCGCTCCCCTCTGCCGAACTCCCGAGGATCGAACCTTTAACCGGGCCGGCCGACGAATCGGCTGCCGGCCCGCAACTTCCCGGAGCGGCGAATGAATCGGAATTTACGCTCGAAGAGCAAGTGAATATCGCGGTCTACGAGAACTGCAATCGAAGCGTCGTGAACATTAACACGAAAGTCGTCACGGAAACCTTGTTCTTCGACATTCCTTCCGAAGGTGCCGGTTCCGGTTCCGTGCTCGATCGCAACGGCCACATTCTCACGAATTTCCACGTGGTCGATGAAGCCCAATCGATTCAAGTGACGCTCTTCGATGGAAGCACCTACTCCGCGTCGCTCGTCGGCAAAGATCCGACGAATGATGTCGCCGTGCTGCGGATCGATGCTCCGCCCGAATCGCTCTTCCCGGTCACGATCGGCGAATCGACCCGACTAAAGGTCGGGCAGTCGGTTTACGCGATCGGCAACCCATTCGGCCTCGAACGGACCCTCACGACGGGGATCATCTCAAGCCTCAATCGTTCGCTGCCGGGCCGGAGCGGGCGCACCATGAAGTCGATCATCCAGATCGACGCCGCGATCAATCCCGGTAACTCCGGTGGGCCGCTGTTGGATAGCCGTGGCCGGTTGATCGGCATGAATACGGCGATCGCCAGCCGAACCGGTCAAAACACGGGCGTCGGCTTTGCCATCGCTTCGAACACGATTGCCCGCGTTGTGCCGATGTTGATCGAAAAGGGGCAAGTCGTCCGGCCGGAAGTGGGAATCACGAAGGTGTTCCAAACCGATGGGGGCTTGCGCGTGGCTGGTTTGATGAGAGACGGCCCCGCCGAACAAGCGGGCCTCCGTGGTCCGCAAATCATCCGACAAAAGAAGCGACAAGGGCCGTTCATGGTCGAGGCGCAGAAGCTTGATCTCGCCTCGGCAGACCTGATTACGGGCGTCAACGGACAGCCTATCAAGACCGGCGACGATTTCTTGTCGCTCGTCGAAGCGCACCCGCCCGGCACGACCATTATCTTAAACGTCGTGCGGGATGACCAGTCGATCGAGGTTCCGGTGCGGCTAGGTTTTAGTCGTTGA